In Nymphaea colorata isolate Beijing-Zhang1983 chromosome 5, ASM883128v2, whole genome shotgun sequence, one genomic interval encodes:
- the LOC116254682 gene encoding uncharacterized protein LOC116254682, which produces MQTVLSFSVHGLPLCVSGFRSCLSLSVEMADHDRRREAIKTQRSGLSTHGLPTSQGLDSLVYCQKAMEMVNEEGVLEDLFFCRTCARAA; this is translated from the exons ATGCAGACCGTCTTGAGTTTCAGCGTTCATGGCCTCCCTCTGTGCGTCTCGGGCTTCAGATCGTGTTTGTCCCTTTCCGTGGA GATGGCGGATCACGACAGGAGGAGAGAAGCCATCAAAACGCAGAGATCTGGTTTATCCACCCATGGGCTACCCACAAGCCAGGGACTGGATTCTCTTGTATACTGCCAGAAAGCCATGGAGATGGTGAACGAAGAAGGAGTGCTGGAAGATCTGTTCTTCTGTAGGACCTGTGCTAGGGCTGCTTAA